In Nitrospirota bacterium, the following are encoded in one genomic region:
- the fdhD gene encoding formate dehydrogenase accessory sulfurtransferase FdhD, with the protein MNASTKKTILKISGNSVTKADDAVAVEKRLRILINREEVISLYCTPFMIRELVVGILMTEGIIKGEWCADRMSIEYGDDIVVNINSADAVIPKENRVITSGCIGGITFVKKMENEKITDEFSIEAKSLLSIFKEFQLRSDLYRLTGCVHSAALSDGRHIIAFAEDIGRHNAVDKVIGYSVLENIGLAGKLMLASGRLSSEIASKCSRWGIPIVASRTAPTHLAIEIAELRGITLVGFVRGDRLNVYTHPQRVKS; encoded by the coding sequence ATGAATGCATCAACAAAAAAGACAATACTCAAGATTAGCGGAAATTCTGTCACAAAGGCAGATGACGCGGTAGCCGTTGAAAAGAGGCTGAGAATACTTATAAACAGGGAAGAGGTTATAAGCCTTTACTGCACTCCTTTTATGATAAGAGAGCTCGTGGTCGGCATACTCATGACAGAGGGTATTATTAAAGGTGAATGGTGCGCTGACAGGATGAGCATAGAATACGGTGATGATATTGTTGTCAACATAAATTCAGCAGACGCAGTCATCCCTAAAGAGAACAGGGTTATAACATCAGGCTGTATAGGCGGTATCACATTCGTAAAAAAAATGGAGAATGAAAAGATAACAGATGAATTTTCAATCGAGGCAAAGAGTCTTCTCAGCATCTTCAAGGAATTTCAGCTCCGCTCTGATCTTTACAGGCTTACAGGCTGTGTTCACAGCGCTGCGCTTTCAGACGGCAGGCATATTATTGCATTCGCAGAGGATATAGGAAGGCATAATGCGGTTGACAAGGTCATAGGATACTCCGTGCTTGAAAACATAGGGCTCGCAGGAAAACTGATGCTCGCAAGCGGAAGGCTTTCATCTGAGATTGCGTCAAAATGCTCAAGATGGGGCATCCCGATAGTTGCAAGCAGGACCGCGCCAACGCATCTTGCGATTGAGATCGCAGAATTAAGGGGGATTACGCTTGTCGGATTTGTCCGGGGGGACAGGCTCAATGTTTATACACATCCGCAACGAGTTAAAAGTTAA
- a CDS encoding PAS domain S-box protein, which translates to MFSFEALINSIEDAIVLFDRKAVIKFVNRTGEELLGKSLKEVTGKKLKELELFSEEKTIAGLIRKSISEERSFSGRGVNINIGKMINADFNISPFFVQGETQGAVLSLKENTAIVEREDYQFDSLIYLLGTLAHEIKNPLGGIKGAAQLLRERTQTEGIAEYTNLIIKETDRLNSVLQNYLTICKKPSFHSLNIHEVLEKALSIMDLPMKDKGIVLQKMYDLSLPKVMGDEGKLLQAFLNITKNAIEAMKKGGSLTVLTGVSREYVRQKGKPKRWAVTSVKDTGGGIPSEDIPKIFLPFYTKKKHGTGIGLALSKKIILDHKGFIKVESHLDKGTTFNVYIPFVADS; encoded by the coding sequence ATGTTTTCATTTGAGGCGCTAATAAACAGTATTGAAGACGCCATTGTTCTGTTTGACAGAAAGGCTGTGATAAAATTCGTGAACAGAACCGGTGAGGAGCTTTTAGGGAAAAGCCTGAAAGAAGTAACCGGGAAAAAGCTAAAAGAATTAGAATTATTTTCGGAAGAAAAAACCATAGCAGGATTGATAAGGAAGTCCATATCTGAAGAACGTTCTTTCAGCGGCAGGGGGGTAAATATAAACATCGGCAAAATGATAAACGCTGACTTTAACATCTCACCATTTTTTGTTCAGGGAGAAACTCAGGGCGCGGTCCTTTCGCTTAAGGAAAACACCGCCATCGTCGAGAGAGAAGATTATCAGTTTGATTCCCTGATATACCTTCTCGGCACTTTAGCCCATGAGATTAAAAACCCTCTCGGAGGCATAAAAGGAGCGGCGCAGCTCCTGCGTGAAAGGACACAAACAGAAGGTATTGCTGAATACACTAATCTTATAATCAAAGAGACGGACAGGTTGAATTCAGTACTGCAGAATTATCTGACAATTTGCAAAAAACCGTCATTCCACTCGCTTAATATCCATGAGGTCTTAGAAAAGGCATTATCTATCATGGACCTTCCAATGAAAGACAAGGGCATCGTCTTGCAGAAAATGTATGACCTGAGTCTTCCAAAGGTTATGGGAGATGAAGGGAAACTGCTTCAGGCATTTCTGAATATAACCAAAAATGCCATAGAGGCGATGAAAAAAGGAGGAAGCCTGACAGTCCTGACAGGCGTATCAAGAGAATATGTGCGGCAGAAGGGCAAACCAAAACGCTGGGCTGTCACTTCCGTAAAGGACACCGGCGGGGGAATTCCTTCCGAAGATATACCAAAAATATTTCTTCCGTTCTATACTAAGAAGAAGCACGGAACAGGCATAGGGCTTGCCCTGTCAAAAAAAATTATCCTTGACCACAAGGGATTCATTAAGGTTGAAAGCCATCTTGACAAAGGAACCACATTTAATGTTTATATACCTTTTGTCGCAGACTCGTAG
- a CDS encoding sigma-54-dependent Fis family transcriptional regulator, whose amino-acid sequence MSKEVLIIDDDESIAWVIEKALEPQGYKIVSHTKLSSGMKAVKDGPQVVLLDLILPDGNGLDGLREIKSSNPEATVIMITAHGKMESTIDAMKEGAYDYIEKPFDIEELKIVVEKAFKDMALREELKKFKETEAEAPEIVGRSEKILKVFKEIGRVAAKDITVLVTGESGTGKELVAKAIHHNSKRSSGPFIAINCASMPKDLIEAELFGWEKGAFTGAKDKRIGKIESASGGTLFLDEISELDMNLQAKLLRFLQDNEFSPLGSNKVTKADARIIGATNKNLKDAVSKGLFREDLYYRFNVVQIKLPSLRDRREDVLLLAKHFLKEAQKKFNTGQKDLSKEAKDFIAKYDWPGNVRELENTIKSACILSNGTTIEKRDLHVEEGNSYSIKEFLEDKLKRYLKDITQLETANLHTTVMSEVEKAVISIVLKETKGNQLKAAKTLGINRNTLRTKIKEYKIK is encoded by the coding sequence ATGAGCAAAGAAGTTCTGATAATTGACGATGATGAAAGCATAGCGTGGGTCATAGAGAAGGCTCTTGAACCGCAGGGCTACAAGATCGTCTCGCATACAAAACTCTCTTCAGGCATGAAAGCCGTAAAAGACGGGCCGCAGGTCGTATTGCTTGACCTTATCCTTCCTGACGGAAACGGCCTTGACGGACTCCGCGAAATTAAATCATCAAATCCCGAGGCAACAGTGATAATGATAACAGCTCACGGGAAAATGGAAAGCACAATAGATGCGATGAAAGAAGGCGCTTATGACTATATTGAAAAGCCCTTTGATATTGAGGAACTCAAGATAGTCGTTGAAAAGGCATTTAAGGACATGGCTCTGAGGGAAGAACTCAAAAAGTTCAAGGAGACAGAGGCAGAAGCGCCTGAGATAGTGGGAAGAAGCGAAAAGATACTTAAGGTATTCAAAGAAATAGGAAGGGTTGCAGCAAAGGACATCACAGTTCTCGTCACAGGCGAAAGCGGAACAGGCAAAGAGCTTGTTGCAAAGGCAATACACCACAACAGCAAAAGAAGTTCCGGCCCTTTCATTGCCATAAACTGCGCCTCAATGCCAAAAGACCTCATTGAGGCAGAGCTTTTCGGATGGGAGAAAGGCGCATTCACAGGGGCCAAAGACAAACGCATCGGAAAAATAGAATCAGCAAGCGGCGGCACATTGTTCCTCGATGAGATATCGGAACTTGACATGAACCTTCAGGCAAAACTTCTGCGGTTTTTGCAGGACAATGAATTCAGTCCTCTTGGGAGCAACAAGGTGACAAAGGCAGACGCAAGGATAATAGGCGCAACAAACAAAAACCTGAAAGATGCCGTAAGCAAGGGGTTATTCAGGGAAGACCTTTATTATAGATTTAATGTTGTGCAGATTAAACTGCCTTCATTAAGAGACCGCAGGGAAGATGTCCTTCTCCTCGCAAAGCATTTCCTCAAAGAGGCGCAGAAAAAATTCAATACAGGCCAAAAAGACCTCTCAAAAGAGGCAAAAGATTTCATAGCCAAGTATGACTGGCCCGGCAATGTCAGAGAGCTGGAAAACACAATAAAAAGCGCCTGTATCCTGTCAAACGGGACGACAATAGAAAAGCGCGACCTCCATGTGGAGGAAGGGAATTCTTATTCAATAAAGGAATTCCTTGAGGATAAATTAAAGAGATACCTGAAAGACATAACACAGCTTGAGACAGCGAACTTGCACACAACTGTAATGTCCGAGGTTGAAAAGGCTGTGATAAGTATTGTCCTGAAAGAGACAAAGGGCAATCAGCTCAAAGCAGCAAAAACTCTCGGCATTAACAGAAACACGCTGAGGACAAAGATAAAAGAGTATAAGATAAAATAG